In Tachysurus fulvidraco isolate hzauxx_2018 chromosome 11, HZAU_PFXX_2.0, whole genome shotgun sequence, one DNA window encodes the following:
- the LOC113643736 gene encoding E3 ubiquitin-protein ligase TRIM50, whose protein sequence is MARRCSLESLEEQLRCPVCLEVFSEPLMLQCGHSYCRGCVRSMGMDPLGQLQCPVCRCAVDGDSPPPNVSLARIVDALREISEPGQGPPETCNQHHNPLSLYCEEDQTLICGLCGSIGSHKAHKVTPISSVYSRMKEDISCLLTNFQTQKRKLEEQICKMAYNKSRITNESDVLKWVVRKEFGELRHWVELEEASFMQKVENTASTLISSIQTQADHMSQLLAKFQEAEGTLEALSNENHLDFITKYGSIAPRFRESQQREQKNERTYSSISFKPGFNHSDIKMTVWKRLHRRVLPAPELLNFDPLTAHPMLHLTEDLTTVKCGVLVNRLPNNPERFSYSYCVLANRGFSSGKHYWEVQVGEKPKWRLGLIKGTTCRKSKLPKSPEGGVWLIGLKEGRLYEAFTTHRVSLPLMSQPQRLGVFLDYDRGELTFYNADSPDELGFIYSYQAELQGKVYPLFDVCWHERGANKMPIILPRPFTEA, encoded by the exons ATGGCCAGACGCTGCAGTCTAGAGTCTCTAGAGGAGCAGCTGCGTTGCCCTGTGTGTCTGGAGGTCTTCTCTGAGCCGCTTATGCTGCAGTGCGGCCACTCGTACTGCCGTGGTTGTGTGCGCTCTATGGGCATGGATCCTCTGGGGCAGCTCCAGTGTCCTGTGTGTCGCTGTGCAGTGGATGGGGACAGCCCTCCACCTAATGTTTCACTGGCTCGCATTGTGGATGCCCTGCGGGAGATCAGTGAACCAGGTCAAGGCCCTCCAGAGACATGCAACCAACACCATAATCCCCTGAGTCTGTACTGTGAGGaagatcagacactgatctGTGGACTGTGTGGCAGCATCGGAAGCCACAAAGCACACAAGGTCACGCCGATCAGCAGCGTCTACAGCCGAATGAag GAGGACATTTCCTGTCTGCTGACTAACTTTCAGACACAGAAGAGGAAACTGGAGGAGCAGATTTGTAAAATGGCCTACAATAAGTCTCGCATTACA aATGAGTCGGACGTGCTGAAGTGGGTGGTGCGGAAGGAGTTTGGGGAGCTGCGACACTGGGTGGAACTCGAGGAGGCCAGCTTCATGCAGAAGGTAGAGAACACCGCCTCGACTCTCATCTCCTCAATCCAGACCCAGGCTGATCACATGAGTCAGCTGCTGGCTAAGTTCCAGGAGGCTGAAGGCACACTAGAAGCCCTGAGCAACGAGAACCATCTGGACTTTATCACT aaatatGGCTCTATAGCCCCAAG GTTTCGAGAGAGCCAGCAGAGAGAACAGAAGAACGAGAGGACCTACAGCTCCATCAGCTTTAAGCCAGGCTTTAATCACAGTGATATCAAAATGACTGTATGGAAGAGATTACACAGGAGAGTTTTACCAG ctccCGAATTGCTGAATTTTGACCCTCTCACAGCTCACCCGATGCTGCACCTCACTGAAGACCTCACCACGGTGAAGTGTGGAGTCCTCGTCAACCGCCTGCCCAACAATCCTGAGCGTTTCAGCTACAGCTACTGTGTGCTGGCCAACCGTGGCTTTTCATCAGGCAAGCACTACTGGGAGGTCCAGGTGGGAGAGAAACCAAAATGGAGGCTGGGGTTAATCAAAGGGACTACTTGCCGTAAGAGTAAGCTTCCCAAGAGCCCTGAGGGAGGAGTGTGGCTGATTGGGCTAAAGGAGGGTCGGCTGTATGAGGCCTTCACCACTCATCGTGTCTCTTTGCCCCTCATGAGTCAGCCACAACGCTTGGGGGTTTTCCTGGACTATGACAGAGGAGAGCTGACCTTTTATAACGCGGACAGTCCAGATGAGCTTGGATTCATTTATTCCTATCAGGCTGAGCTGCAGGGGAAGGTCTACCCACTGTTTGACGTGTGCTGGCATGAGCGTGGTGCCAACAAGATGCCAATAATCCTGCCACGGCCATTCACTGAAGCCTAG